In Tripterygium wilfordii isolate XIE 37 chromosome 17, ASM1340144v1, whole genome shotgun sequence, the genomic window AACGCCCCCTAAATCAAACAATTCCCAAATCCCAAGCCGAGCTCTCATCATCTTCGATCAAAACACTCATGGGAGGAGGAGCAGACCATGGACACGGAGCGGAAGGGGCCCACGGCCCTGCTGATTTTAGGAGCAAGGTGTGGAGCATGTCGGGAGGTCCGAATTGCAGACCTAAGCACTGGCGCCGCAACACGGCCATCGCCATGGCCGGCATCTTCCTTATCTGCATACCCATCGCCATGAAATCCGCCGAGCTCGAGGTATCTTTATCGTTTATTCCTTTGAAATTGGATTTGACTTTTGGTTTCAAATACAACGTGATAATTGAAGATAATATATCTTGGATCTAGTAGTTGTTACTAATATCGCTCTCCTGCTTACAATTATAAAGGTCTGTGCGTATTAGATTAGTGTTTGACATTAATGAATTTTGGGTTTGGAATTTCTGTGTGGGAATTATATACTTGTTGGCTTAGGGTAGTGATTTGAGACTATGTGCATAGATGCGAATAATTTGTGTTATTGGGATGCATTTTTGTTTTAGTGTCCCTGAAATGTATTGGTGGGTGCTTTAGATTGTGGTACGGTCGTGATTCCAAGTAATTGGCATCTGCCACTATCTTAACTTCAATTCATTGTTGGTTGCCTTTTTACGTTATTGCTCAAGTTTGTCCTATCCTGTGGACCAGGATTTGTGTGATGCCTTGTGATTCATGCAGTATCAATAAGGTGTGTTTTAGGTGCAACTACTCATCCAAAAGCTTGGTATTCTGTATGTGGCAAGGTTCTATTCACTTGTGTAAGTtggaacatgctagtttggaaTTTGGAGGGTCTTAAAACATGTTGAATCATTTCCAATGAAGACTATAGGATTCTTTTGAAGGTCTTGGCTGTGATGGAAATAAGTAGTTTCCTTTCGAAGTGCTTATGGAAGCTGAAAATTTCTCTATAGTGCCTTTCTTCACTTGGTAAAGCATTTTTGTCGGATATCATAATGATAGATAACATATGAGACAGGTGGGCGAATTTGTGAA contains:
- the LOC119982784 gene encoding uncharacterized protein LOC119982784, whose translation is MGGGADHGHGAEGAHGPADFRSKVWSMSGGPNCRPKHWRRNTAIAMAGIFLICIPIAMKSAELEQRPHHPVRPIPSQLWCKNFGNKEY